In a genomic window of Campylobacter concisus:
- a CDS encoding cysteine hydrolase family protein: MNIQNELEAFKKSLQTLDLREISNDGAKNVAFICIDMIEAFAGSGALASQRVAALSKGIATLFDRAWKDFGFRNFILIEDRHTSDSKEFETFLPHAMLDTNEIKTVKEIENLSFFKEIKAFYKNSLSIAFNKEFEKFLEEHPELDTFIVTGDCTDMCVYQCVSYLKLRANEYNKKARVIVPFDLTQTYDIPGHNGDFYHEMFSLHMKLALGADVVKGIKF; the protein is encoded by the coding sequence ATGAACATACAAAACGAACTTGAGGCTTTTAAAAAATCTCTTCAAACGCTTGATTTAAGAGAAATTTCAAACGATGGAGCAAAAAACGTTGCATTTATCTGTATCGATATGATAGAGGCTTTTGCTGGTAGTGGTGCGCTCGCTAGCCAAAGAGTAGCTGCCTTATCAAAAGGGATCGCAACACTTTTTGATAGAGCGTGGAAAGATTTTGGCTTTAGAAATTTTATCCTTATAGAAGATAGGCACACCAGTGATTCAAAAGAATTTGAAACCTTTTTACCTCACGCTATGCTTGATACAAATGAGATAAAAACTGTAAAAGAGATAGAAAATCTAAGCTTTTTTAAAGAGATCAAAGCATTTTATAAAAACTCTTTAAGCATTGCGTTTAATAAAGAATTTGAGAAATTTTTAGAAGAGCATCCAGAGTTAGACACCTTTATAGTCACTGGTGATTGCACTGATATGTGCGTTTATCAGTGCGTTAGTTATCTTAAACTACGAGCCAATGAATACAATAAAAAAGCAAGAGTTATCGTGCCGTTTGATCTTACGCAAACATATGACATACCAGGACACAATGGTGACTTTTACCACGAGATGTTTTCTCTTCATATGAAGCTAGCACTTGGTGCTGATGTGGTAAAGGGTATTAAATTTTAA
- a CDS encoding universal stress protein: MKYKKLLFPIGAGDDIEPRIYGALKVAQWFNTHMEIMTCQLDPSVVYNMKMTLRGGVLFEEFLKSAKSELAVEHEENEKIFNKICAELGIKVTSEIIEDVCTANFTIHSGKRSAIVEQESKFCDLVVAAVPLDGKITGTFESAVLKSGKNAIVIPRKMREFKADNILVSWTGTTQSSRALTGSIDLLKKAKKVQCITSKASLGDNAELNLKKLEEYFKIHGISATFEVIATTMIPGEALLKAAIDRNADLIVASRYGENGLMEMVLGGTSRFFLEHTNIPVYL; this comes from the coding sequence ATGAAATACAAAAAGTTGCTTTTTCCAATAGGAGCTGGAGACGATATCGAGCCAAGAATTTATGGTGCCCTAAAGGTTGCTCAGTGGTTTAACACACATATGGAAATTATGACTTGCCAGCTTGACCCAAGCGTAGTTTATAATATGAAAATGACGCTTCGTGGAGGAGTGCTTTTTGAAGAATTTCTAAAATCAGCTAAATCTGAACTAGCTGTCGAGCATGAAGAGAATGAGAAAATTTTCAATAAAATTTGTGCTGAGCTTGGCATAAAAGTAACTAGTGAAATCATTGAAGATGTTTGCACTGCAAATTTTACTATTCATAGTGGTAAAAGAAGCGCAATAGTGGAGCAAGAGAGTAAATTTTGCGATCTAGTGGTGGCTGCTGTGCCGCTTGATGGAAAGATCACTGGTACATTTGAATCAGCTGTTTTAAAAAGCGGTAAAAATGCGATTGTAATCCCTAGAAAAATGCGTGAGTTTAAAGCTGATAATATCCTTGTTAGCTGGACTGGTACGACGCAAAGCTCAAGGGCACTAACAGGCTCGATAGATCTTTTAAAAAAGGCAAAAAAGGTTCAGTGCATTACCTCAAAAGCAAGCCTTGGCGATAATGCTGAACTAAATCTTAAAAAGCTTGAAGAGTACTTCAAAATTCATGGCATATCAGCCACTTTTGAAGTGATCGCTACCACGATGATACCTGGTGAAGCGCTTTTAAAAGCAGCTATTGATAGAAATGCTGATCTAATCGTTGCTAGCAGATATGGTGAAAATGGTCTTATGGAAATGGTGCTTGGTGGCACTTCAAGATTTTTCTTAGAACACACAAATATCCCAGTTTATTTATAA
- the dnaE gene encoding DNA polymerase III subunit alpha: protein MSENSSFTHLHLHTEYSLLDGANKIKELAHVLHDRGDTAAAITDHGNMFGAIDFYKAMKKEGIKPLIGIEAYVHNGEQLDDKSTKQRFHLILIAKNETGYKNLMYLSSMSYIEGFYYYPRINKKILKEHSEGLVCSSACLQGEVSWHLNLSDRNVKFGAKGYERAKEVALEYKEIFGDDFYLEIMRHGIGDQKRIDDDILRIAKETDIKVIATNDTHYTFKERADAHEVFMCIAMNKTLDDPNRLRHSVHEFFVKSKEQMSELFLDIPEVIENTQEIVDKCNLEIKLGNPTPPNFKFTLEYAKERNLTLPEPENRYSFKNDAVFFEYECRKGLEERLKFVPENLHDEYKKRLEIEIGIINKMNFPGYMMIVWDFINEAKSRGVPVGPGRGSAAGSLVAYSLKITDLDPIPYNLLFERFLNPERVSMPDIDVDFCQSRRGEIIDYVTQKYGKFNVAGVITFGKLLAKGVIRDVARVCDMPYAEADAMAKLIPDELGITLKDAYEKEPKIAELISQNPKAARIWKFALDLEGLNRNAGQHAAGVVISNEELWNKTPLFRQPNSPEDRYVTQYSLKYLEDVDLIKFDFLGLKTLTVIDNAIKLVKQRTGKDIIWEQIDKNDSNVYKMIQSGQAIGIFQIEGEGMRKLGTSLRPDCFEDIVAMLALYRPGPMESGMLDDFVKRKHGEAEITYSFKELEPILAPTYGVIVYQEQVMQIVQAIGGFSLGGADLVRRAMGKKIKEEMDRLKGEFVKGAEAKGLNGQKADDLFELIVKFAGYGFNKSHSAAYAYVTFQTAYLKAYYPAEFMAALLTSEESNVDKIVRYIDEIKRINIDTLPPSINKSTKEFSVVKNSDHDGIIFGLGAIKGVGGAAIENIITEREANGEFKSMDDFVSRIDPFKVNKKVFESLIKAGCFDEFGFSRKMLMQNVENIIEACKSAAQIRKNAVESLFGEDESMNDVKINFVTINDEFDIKQILKFEQESVGIYLSGHPLDDYKDEINKIKYTLSSEFESLPQSAEILVVGKIEDFSTRITKSGKKMGTINVLDFHGNIEIAVFERELGNIEDIVKDEAKRDLPYAFRINITKDDQFVRTNLNEVYSLEDAQNLDFKTKKLKQNSKFSKNEEASTPQKAREYAELEVLLCLSELSKDKITSLYNLSYNEHIKRGTNNDKRLVIKIKNENTAQIFVYKTKFVVNDSFKEKALQAIAC from the coding sequence ATGAGTGAAAATTCTAGCTTTACACACCTGCATTTACACACCGAATACTCCCTTCTTGACGGAGCGAACAAGATAAAAGAGCTAGCTCATGTGCTTCATGATAGAGGCGACACAGCAGCAGCGATTACTGATCACGGCAATATGTTTGGAGCGATAGATTTTTACAAGGCGATGAAAAAAGAGGGGATAAAACCGCTAATTGGCATCGAAGCTTATGTGCATAATGGCGAGCAGCTTGATGACAAGAGTACTAAGCAGCGTTTTCACCTTATACTAATCGCCAAAAACGAGACTGGCTATAAAAATTTAATGTATCTTAGCTCCATGAGCTACATCGAGGGCTTTTACTACTATCCTCGTATAAATAAAAAAATTTTAAAAGAGCACAGCGAGGGCTTGGTTTGTAGCTCAGCGTGCTTGCAGGGCGAGGTGAGCTGGCATCTAAATTTAAGTGACCGTAACGTGAAATTTGGCGCAAAGGGCTATGAGAGAGCAAAAGAGGTCGCGCTTGAGTATAAAGAAATTTTTGGAGATGACTTTTATCTTGAGATCATGCGTCACGGCATCGGCGATCAAAAACGCATTGATGATGATATTTTGCGCATCGCCAAAGAGACTGACATAAAGGTCATCGCCACAAATGATACCCACTACACTTTTAAAGAGCGAGCCGACGCTCATGAGGTTTTTATGTGTATCGCGATGAACAAAACTTTAGATGATCCAAACCGACTTCGCCACAGCGTCCATGAGTTTTTTGTAAAAAGCAAAGAGCAGATGAGTGAGCTATTTTTAGATATCCCTGAAGTGATAGAAAATACCCAAGAGATCGTGGATAAGTGCAACCTTGAGATCAAGCTTGGCAACCCAACTCCGCCAAATTTTAAATTTACACTTGAGTATGCTAAAGAGAGAAATTTAACACTTCCAGAGCCTGAAAATAGATATAGCTTTAAAAATGATGCTGTGTTTTTTGAATATGAATGCAGAAAGGGGCTTGAAGAGAGGCTAAAATTTGTCCCTGAAAATTTACATGACGAATACAAAAAGCGCCTTGAGATAGAGATTGGAATAATAAATAAAATGAATTTCCCAGGCTATATGATGATCGTTTGGGACTTCATAAATGAGGCTAAAAGTAGAGGCGTGCCAGTTGGTCCAGGACGTGGTTCTGCGGCTGGTAGCTTGGTCGCTTACTCGCTAAAGATCACTGACCTTGATCCAATCCCATACAACCTACTTTTTGAGAGGTTTCTAAACCCGGAGCGTGTTAGCATGCCAGATATCGACGTGGATTTTTGTCAAAGTAGGCGTGGCGAGATTATCGACTATGTTACGCAAAAATACGGAAAATTTAACGTTGCTGGCGTTATTACATTTGGTAAATTGCTCGCAAAAGGTGTTATAAGAGATGTTGCTAGGGTTTGCGATATGCCTTACGCCGAAGCCGATGCGATGGCAAAGCTAATACCTGATGAACTAGGCATTACGCTAAAAGATGCTTATGAAAAAGAGCCAAAGATAGCTGAGCTTATCAGCCAAAATCCAAAAGCAGCTAGAATTTGGAAATTTGCACTTGATCTTGAAGGGCTAAATAGAAACGCTGGTCAGCATGCAGCAGGTGTCGTTATCTCAAATGAGGAGCTGTGGAATAAAACTCCGCTATTTCGTCAGCCAAACAGCCCAGAAGATCGATATGTTACGCAGTATAGCCTTAAATATCTTGAGGATGTGGATTTAATTAAATTCGACTTTCTTGGACTAAAAACACTAACGGTTATCGATAATGCCATAAAGCTGGTAAAACAACGAACTGGCAAGGATATTATTTGGGAGCAGATCGATAAAAACGATTCTAATGTTTATAAAATGATACAAAGCGGCCAAGCGATAGGAATTTTCCAAATCGAGGGCGAGGGCATGAGAAAGCTAGGAACTAGCTTGCGTCCAGACTGCTTTGAGGACATCGTCGCGATGCTAGCGCTCTACCGCCCAGGACCGATGGAGAGTGGTATGCTTGATGACTTTGTCAAAAGAAAACATGGCGAGGCGGAGATAACCTACTCATTTAAAGAGCTTGAGCCGATCCTTGCGCCAACATACGGCGTCATCGTCTATCAGGAGCAGGTTATGCAAATCGTTCAAGCCATAGGCGGCTTTAGCCTTGGTGGGGCGGACCTTGTACGCCGTGCGATGGGTAAAAAGATCAAAGAAGAGATGGACAGACTAAAGGGTGAGTTTGTAAAAGGTGCTGAGGCAAAAGGGCTAAATGGACAAAAAGCGGACGATCTTTTCGAGCTGATCGTCAAATTTGCAGGATATGGCTTTAATAAGTCTCACTCCGCAGCATACGCTTATGTCACATTTCAGACTGCTTATCTGAAGGCTTACTATCCGGCTGAATTTATGGCCGCACTTCTTACAAGTGAAGAGAGCAACGTCGATAAGATCGTTCGCTATATCGATGAGATAAAACGCATAAATATAGATACTTTGCCGCCATCTATAAATAAATCAACTAAAGAATTTAGCGTCGTTAAAAATAGCGATCATGATGGCATTATCTTTGGGCTTGGTGCGATTAAAGGCGTTGGTGGAGCGGCTATTGAAAACATTATCACTGAGCGTGAAGCAAATGGCGAGTTTAAGAGTATGGACGACTTTGTCTCAAGGATCGATCCATTTAAAGTAAATAAGAAGGTCTTTGAAAGCCTCATAAAAGCTGGATGTTTTGATGAGTTTGGCTTTAGTCGTAAGATGCTTATGCAAAATGTAGAAAATATCATAGAAGCTTGCAAAAGTGCTGCTCAGATCCGTAAAAATGCTGTTGAGAGCTTGTTTGGCGAAGATGAGAGCATGAACGATGTGAAGATAAATTTTGTTACGATAAATGACGAATTTGACATCAAACAAATTTTAAAATTTGAGCAAGAGAGCGTTGGTATCTACCTCTCAGGTCACCCGCTTGATGATTATAAAGACGAGATCAACAAGATAAAATATACTCTAAGCTCAGAATTTGAGAGCTTGCCACAAAGCGCTGAAATTTTAGTCGTTGGTAAGATCGAGGACTTTAGTACAAGGATAACCAAAAGTGGCAAGAAAATGGGCACTATAAATGTGCTTGATTTTCACGGAAATATCGAGATCGCAGTCTTTGAAAGAGAGCTTGGTAACATCGAAGATATAGTAAAAGATGAAGCAAAACGCGACCTGCCTTATGCTTTTAGGATAAATATCACAAAAGATGATCAATTTGTAAGGACAAATTTAAACGAGGTTTATAGCCTAGAAGATGCACAAAATTTAGACTTTAAGACAAAAAAGCTAAAACAAAACTCTAAATTTAGCAAAAATGAAGAAGCTAGCACACCTCAAAAAGCAAGAGAATATGCCGAGCTAGAGGTACTTTTATGCCTTAGTGAGCTTAGCAAAGATAAGATAACTAGCCTTTATAATCTTAGCTATAACGAACATATAAAACGTGGCACGAACAATGATAAGCGTCTTGTTATTAAGATAAAAAATGAAAATACAGCTCAAATTTTTGTCTATAAGACAAAATTTGTTGTAAATGACAGCTTTAAAGAAAAAGCACTTCAAGCAATAGCTTGCTAA
- a CDS encoding DUF6882 domain-containing protein, whose translation MFLDKLGVDKSNWSELFSACVGKATLLQKRAFKLLVEGSNWQVDFDSGKIYFDEHEFDMQFIGSESFSSNTWLWGYENINGFDDRLLELANKAREFGEKFGLSVFGTPQFELDENFNGHTISMVACAAFDEQNYYRIEYEGGAAYVAFRSDVVFEEPVLANELLSVVNECLSTYELDRKIFVKGLLLSCDMKFSESPNEIVANKNELSFKFDELNRLINISSKL comes from the coding sequence ATGTTTTTAGATAAGCTTGGCGTAGATAAAAGTAACTGGAGCGAGCTTTTTAGCGCATGTGTTGGCAAAGCGACATTACTTCAAAAACGTGCATTTAAGCTACTTGTTGAAGGTAGCAACTGGCAGGTTGATTTTGATAGTGGCAAAATTTACTTTGATGAGCACGAGTTTGACATGCAGTTTATTGGCTCTGAAAGCTTCTCGTCAAATACGTGGCTTTGGGGTTATGAAAACATAAATGGCTTTGATGATCGGTTGCTCGAGCTTGCAAATAAAGCACGTGAGTTTGGCGAGAAATTTGGACTTAGTGTATTTGGCACGCCACAATTTGAGCTAGATGAAAATTTTAATGGCCACACGATTAGTATGGTTGCTTGCGCCGCTTTTGATGAGCAAAATTATTACAGGATAGAGTACGAGGGCGGAGCGGCGTATGTGGCTTTTAGATCAGATGTGGTCTTTGAAGAGCCAGTGCTAGCAAATGAGCTTTTGAGCGTAGTAAATGAGTGTTTAAGCACTTACGAACTAGATCGCAAAATCTTTGTCAAAGGACTTTTGCTAAGCTGTGATATGAAATTTAGCGAAAGTCCTAATGAGATCGTAGCGAATAAAAACGAGCTTAGCTTTAAATTTGACGAGCTAAATAGGCTCATAAATATTTCAAGTAAGCTTTAA